One genomic segment of Argonema galeatum A003/A1 includes these proteins:
- a CDS encoding metal ABC transporter ATP-binding protein: MNFESLPVLKVEGLTVYRGTYQAIRDVSFELLPGTDTAVIGPNGSGKSTLVQAILDLMPHTAGKVEIFGLPVKQLGRRQRQIGYIPQHFIFDRSFPISVAELVGLGWENERQNGVTRHEGDPPLPPLKKGGRKKKDFSFFPFSSIWENPEKAEAIAQALHRVNAYHLRKQAIGTLSGGELKRVLLAYCLVSPRRLLVLDEAFAGLDVSGEADFYTLLNELKNEQRWTVLQISHDLDMVNRHCDRVLCLNQTLVCSGTPDTILSPENLLATYGPAFSRYQHRH; encoded by the coding sequence ATGAATTTTGAGTCACTCCCCGTTTTGAAGGTAGAAGGCTTAACGGTGTACCGGGGAACCTACCAAGCTATTCGGGATGTCTCTTTTGAACTGCTACCTGGAACAGATACGGCAGTGATCGGCCCGAATGGTTCGGGGAAAAGTACGCTTGTGCAAGCAATTCTAGACCTGATGCCGCACACTGCTGGAAAAGTAGAGATTTTTGGTCTGCCAGTCAAACAGCTAGGGCGTCGGCAGCGTCAGATTGGCTACATTCCTCAACATTTTATATTCGATCGCAGTTTTCCCATTTCTGTTGCTGAATTGGTAGGACTGGGATGGGAGAATGAAAGACAAAATGGCGTAACCCGGCATGAAGGCGATCCCCCCCTACCCCCCCTTAAAAAAGGGGGAAGGAAAAAGAAAGATTTTTCCTTTTTTCCTTTTTCTTCGATCTGGGAGAATCCGGAAAAAGCAGAGGCGATCGCACAAGCATTGCACCGAGTGAATGCCTACCACCTACGCAAGCAAGCGATCGGCACTCTCAGCGGTGGCGAACTAAAGCGGGTATTATTGGCTTACTGCTTGGTGAGTCCCCGGCGGTTATTGGTACTGGATGAGGCGTTTGCCGGATTGGACGTTTCAGGAGAAGCCGATTTTTACACTTTGTTGAATGAACTGAAGAACGAACAACGTTGGACAGTGCTACAAATTTCTCACGATTTAGATATGGTGAACCGCCACTGCGATCGCGTCCTCTGTCTCAACCAAACATTAGTTTGTTCCGGAACGCCAGATACTATTCTTTCCCCCGAAAACTTGCTAGCGACTTACGGCCCAGCCTTCAGTCGCTATCAACACAGACATTAA
- a CDS encoding iron uptake porin — MLKLLCNYLLLSPAVLGATLAIAAATIPASYADEIPATPQVGVPASPDATSTLDQINRYNSQKPKNSLSQVTSVSQLRDVQPTDWAFQALQSLVERYGCIEGYPDRTYRGNRALTRYEFAAGLNSCLNRIQELIAAAGGGGISTEEIATLRRLQEEFRAELTTLRGRVDALEARATRLEAQQFSTTTKLAGEAIFAVAGIVKGDDAFGREIDNQPIFADRVRLNFETSFTGRDRLRTRLQASNLGAFSATSTLTPEGDLSFGGGPFEQSGNNDIVLDELSYTFPLGKRTEVVIGANATGSDSFANTLNVLDGDGGSGALSRFGTRHAIYYLADGAGIGLRHELNDNIEISLGYQGTAVNDPRDGSGLFDGPYGALAQVVFKPGAGFQLGLTYVHSYNRDLGTGSRVANLRSTLAASTPFAGDNNLPISSNSYGVELSWQLARNFVIGGWAGYTNTRTLSTLGGQINRGNIDIFNGAVTLGFPDLGKKGNLGGIILGIEPIADASANLSNDLFNAGLGGDDDDPSYHIEGFYQIQVSDNISITPGVIWLTAPDHNKNNDDVIIGTIRTTFSF; from the coding sequence ATGTTAAAACTTTTGTGCAATTATCTGCTATTGAGCCCAGCGGTACTGGGTGCGACACTAGCGATCGCAGCAGCAACAATCCCAGCGTCCTACGCAGACGAAATCCCAGCGACACCTCAAGTGGGGGTTCCCGCCTCCCCCGATGCGACAAGCACTTTAGATCAAATCAACCGCTACAACAGCCAAAAACCTAAAAACTCTCTGTCTCAAGTAACCTCGGTTTCGCAACTGCGGGACGTTCAACCGACAGACTGGGCATTTCAAGCCCTACAATCTCTTGTTGAGCGCTACGGTTGTATTGAAGGTTATCCCGATCGCACTTATCGCGGCAACCGCGCCTTGACCCGCTATGAATTTGCCGCTGGCTTAAATTCTTGCTTAAACCGGATACAAGAATTGATTGCGGCAGCAGGAGGCGGTGGGATAAGTACAGAGGAAATAGCCACCCTCCGGCGATTGCAAGAAGAATTTAGGGCTGAACTCACTACCCTGCGCGGTCGCGTGGATGCACTGGAAGCACGCGCAACGCGACTGGAAGCACAGCAATTTTCCACGACTACGAAACTTGCCGGAGAAGCGATTTTTGCGGTGGCAGGTATCGTCAAAGGAGATGATGCTTTTGGCCGCGAGATAGACAACCAACCTATTTTTGCCGATCGCGTTCGCCTCAACTTTGAAACCAGCTTTACCGGCAGAGACAGGTTGAGAACGCGACTGCAAGCAAGTAATCTGGGTGCGTTTTCTGCGACTTCCACCTTAACCCCGGAAGGCGATTTATCTTTTGGTGGTGGCCCTTTTGAGCAATCGGGCAATAATGATATCGTCCTGGATGAGTTGTCCTACACTTTTCCTTTAGGCAAACGCACTGAGGTCGTGATCGGCGCAAATGCTACCGGATCGGATAGCTTTGCCAACACCCTAAACGTCCTGGATGGAGATGGCGGAAGCGGTGCTTTGTCTCGCTTTGGCACGCGCCACGCTATTTATTATCTGGCGGATGGCGCTGGCATAGGGCTCAGGCACGAGTTAAACGATAACATTGAAATCAGTTTGGGCTATCAAGGCACCGCAGTCAACGATCCGAGAGATGGCAGCGGTTTGTTTGATGGGCCTTACGGTGCGCTGGCACAGGTTGTGTTTAAGCCGGGTGCTGGCTTCCAACTGGGTTTGACTTACGTTCACTCCTACAACAGGGATCTCGGAACTGGCAGTCGGGTTGCTAATTTGCGATCGACTTTAGCAGCTTCCACGCCGTTTGCTGGTGATAACAATTTGCCAATTTCCAGCAACTCCTACGGTGTCGAGCTATCGTGGCAACTAGCCCGTAATTTTGTGATCGGCGGTTGGGCTGGCTACACGAATACTCGCACTCTTTCTACGCTGGGCGGACAAATTAACCGTGGCAATATCGATATCTTTAACGGTGCCGTTACCCTTGGTTTTCCAGACCTGGGTAAGAAAGGCAACCTTGGAGGTATCATCCTGGGTATTGAGCCGATCGCTGACGCCAGTGCTAATCTATCCAACGATTTATTTAATGCTGGTTTAGGTGGCGACGATGACGACCCTTCATACCACATAGAAGGGTTCTACCAAATCCAAGTGAGCGATAATATCTCTATTACG
- a CDS encoding metal ABC transporter solute-binding protein, Zn/Mn family has protein sequence MRPNLQGLLIALLLPVLAATGCNQSNSAPVSPTTESSPQSQQLKVVATFLPIYWFTKAVAGDLAKVEVLVPPGTEVHEYQATPKDVQALAQADVLVKNGFGLEEFLENTVKNAQNTKLKEIEASNGIKPLQEISPVVKPTEKADNDHDREAGNPHVWLDPVLAIKQVENIRDGLIAADPANKAGYQANASAYIEQLQEIDRQFKQSLQRYPNCTFVTFHDAYPYLAQRYQLKQVAVVEIPEDQLSPTDIQKTIAAVKQYKVKALFGEPGVDNKLLKSLSQDLNLTLRPLDSLEIGPLDPQHYFTAMKTNLQTLESACR, from the coding sequence ATGCGCCCTAATTTGCAAGGATTGTTAATCGCCTTGCTGCTGCCTGTATTAGCCGCAACTGGCTGTAACCAATCTAATTCGGCACCCGTGTCTCCCACCACCGAGTCTTCCCCACAGTCGCAACAACTCAAAGTTGTGGCGACATTTTTGCCCATATACTGGTTCACCAAGGCAGTTGCGGGGGATTTGGCGAAGGTAGAAGTTTTGGTGCCGCCGGGTACGGAAGTGCATGAGTACCAGGCAACGCCAAAGGATGTGCAGGCTTTAGCGCAAGCTGATGTGCTGGTCAAAAATGGCTTCGGTTTGGAAGAATTTCTCGAAAATACCGTGAAAAACGCCCAAAATACGAAGCTAAAAGAGATTGAAGCGTCGAATGGCATTAAACCTTTGCAGGAAATCTCGCCCGTCGTTAAACCAACCGAAAAAGCAGACAACGACCACGATCGTGAAGCTGGCAATCCTCATGTTTGGCTAGATCCGGTATTGGCAATCAAACAGGTAGAAAATATTCGCGATGGTTTAATTGCAGCAGATCCAGCAAATAAAGCAGGCTATCAAGCTAATGCTAGCGCCTATATTGAGCAACTGCAAGAAATCGATCGCCAGTTTAAGCAGAGTTTGCAGCGATATCCCAATTGCACCTTTGTTACCTTCCACGATGCTTATCCTTACTTGGCACAGCGGTATCAACTCAAACAGGTTGCTGTAGTTGAAATTCCCGAAGATCAACTTTCACCAACAGATATCCAAAAGACGATCGCAGCCGTAAAACAGTACAAAGTAAAGGCTTTGTTTGGGGAACCTGGGGTAGACAACAAATTGCTCAAAAGTCTTTCCCAAGATTTGAATTTGACCCTCCGCCCGCTGGATTCTCTGGAAATTGGGCCACTAGATCCGCAGCATTACTTCACTGCGATGAAAACCAATCTGCAAACCCTTGAATCTGCTTGTCGGTAG
- a CDS encoding ArsR/SmtB family transcription factor, which translates to MSIQPSFNGVVTNLVKQQESLTCHPPHAVEIEDVQDLQQEILNTDKAQRMAEFFSLLGDANRLRILSILAVKELCVCDLAVALEMSESAVSHQMRVLRTMRLVSYRKQGRNVFYRLLDHHVLELYRSVAEHLDETA; encoded by the coding sequence ATGTCAATTCAGCCAAGCTTTAATGGTGTCGTAACTAATCTCGTTAAGCAGCAAGAAAGCCTCACCTGTCATCCGCCACACGCCGTTGAGATTGAAGATGTTCAAGATCTTCAGCAGGAAATCCTTAATACAGACAAAGCTCAGCGCATGGCAGAGTTTTTTAGTTTATTGGGAGATGCCAATCGGCTGCGAATTCTCTCAATTTTAGCAGTAAAAGAACTCTGCGTTTGCGATTTGGCAGTAGCGCTAGAGATGAGTGAATCAGCAGTTTCCCATCAAATGCGCGTCTTACGGACAATGCGATTAGTGAGTTACCGCAAACAAGGACGAAATGTTTTTTATCGCCTTCTAGATCATCATGTATTAGAACTTTATCGATCGGTTGCAGAACATTTGGATGAAACGGCTTAA